A single Venturia canescens isolate UGA chromosome 1, ASM1945775v1, whole genome shotgun sequence DNA region contains:
- the LOC122419047 gene encoding uncharacterized protein, whose translation MTLHLTGGLGNGTFAGNVVGKNSPGQRWKEPRYIRPINIRRSKGSKSDVKLNKQGASFLENAVLRIEERRADLANRQHCLREKITAMERSIPALMAFNMWKSGSKCNDPPMCKIRQIMKKMSPNSDPTEKLVDGLKNTVESLKTETGELHDKIIAADIKLEESEMELESLELENKEFDERLQSLQKELTSNKTPSLHSIHSEDLICLARIRELGEEEMNFKNSIRELEERETIFQEQINRILTSRDFQKSMSTDQPNERKVQELKNKTRSKGKEAEKSVPKKPVSKPSTSGAKTVAIMEPAKKALTQLETSAREKYLKSPAGMISGLTMCHDKTTCPASSKPSVSNRTPVHRNARNSCGVVHQKSHPSSISSPKSCCSALSTKSSGSQRRSCLSCCKNSSNPRKSSSKWYGRSSAPQWKCCKGKACCQLSFAKKSGGAMCKRCQGWIPPSQIRTVSKNAPPCMGKCAVDESETACNCSKHLESLEHRGHENLKASRLNDQSASDEEYSECCDCGCNDSDISTDSCEF comes from the exons ATGACGTTACACTTGACCGGTGGTTTGGGTAACGGCACCTTCGCCGGTAACGTTGTAGGCAAAAATTCTCCAGGCCAAAGATGGAAGGAGCCGAGATACATTAGACCAATTAACATTCGTCGGAGCAAAG GTTCGAAGTCCGATGTCAAACTGAATAAACAGGGAGCTTCTTTCTTGGAGAATGCAGTTTTAAGGATCGAGGAACGTCGAGCAGATTTGGCGAATCGTCAGCATTGCTTGCGAGAAAAAATCACAGCGATGGAGCGATCGATACCCGCGCTCATGGCGTTCAACATGTGGAAATCGGGATCGAAGTGTAACGATCCGCCGATGTGCAAAATACGacagataatgaaaaaaatgtcaccgAATTCTGATCCAACGGAGAAACTGGTGGATGGTCTGAAGAATACTGTTGAGAGTCTGAAGACGGAAACGGGCGAATTGCAC GACAAAATCATTGCTGCGGATATCAAACTCGAGGAGTCCGAAATGGAGTTGGAATCGCTTGAGTTAGAAAACAAAGAATTCGATGAAAGGCTGCAGAGCCTCCAAAAGGAATTGACGAGTAACAAAACTCCGAGTTTGCACTCCATACACTCCGAGGATCTCATTTGTCTAGCAAGGATTAGAGAACTGGGGGAGgaagaaatgaattttaaaaatagcaTAAGAGAACTCGAGGAACGTGAAACAATATTCCAAGAACAAATCAATCGCATTCTCACATCgagagattttcaaaaatccatgTCCACCGATCAGCCTAATGAAAGAAAAGTTCAAgaactgaaaaacaaaactcGTTCCAAAGGAAAAGAGGCT GAGAAATCCGTTCCCAAGAAACCAGTTTCGAAACCGAGTACATCTGGTGCTAAAACCGTAGCGATAATGGAGCCTGCGAAGAAGGCTTTGACTCAACTAGAAACTAGCGCCAGAGAG AAATACTTAAAGTCACCAGCTGGAATGATTTCGGGGCTAACGATGTGTCACGACAAAACAACTTGTCCAGCCAGTTCGAAGCCTTCCGTTTCCAATAGGACTCCGGTACACCGAAACGCGCGAAATTCGTGCGGCGTGGTCCATCAAAAGTCGCATCCCTCGTCGATTTCCTCCCCGAAATCTTGCTGTTCCGCTCTGTCTACGAAATCTTCGGGATCGCAGAGACGCAGTTGTCTATCTTGttgcaaaaattcatcgaaccCTCGCAAGTCCTCGAGCAAATGGTACGGTCGGTCATCCGCGCCTCAATGGAAATGTTGCAAGGGAAAAGCTTGCTGTCAACTGTCTTTTGCCAAAAAATCGGGGGGTGCGATGTGTAAAAGGTGTCAAGGCTGGATCCCTCCGAGTCAGATTCGTACTGTTTCGAAAAATGCTCCCCCTTGCATGGGCAAATGTGCGGTAGACGAGTCCGAGACTGCTTGCAACTGTTCCAAACATTTGGAAAGTCTGGAGCATCGAGGACACGAAAATCTTAAAGCCTCGAGACTCAACGATCAGAGCGCCAGTGATGAAGAATATTCAGAGTGCTGCGACTGCGGTTGCAATGATTCTGACATTTCTACGGATTCTTGTGAATTCTGA
- the LOC122416016 gene encoding cytochrome P450 4C1-like yields the protein MIVNLLLFASVLGLVLYLGGKRCYEFYVFRKKMKKIPSPTYKFPLFGMILELLTVEKKDRLDWFEAVNNRFKDGIICTWLGTTGTVHIRKPEYLETILRSTTEITKSDIYHYLMPWLGNGLLTSTGTQWQHARKLLTPAFHFKILEEFSEIMIDKAKILTDCLEREMKIHGDKPFDIFELCVKAALDIICETAMGVDVHAQEAVHSEYIDAIHTISEAVTYRFFRPWLKPDIFFYQTAMGKKFKKAVETTHDLCTQVIQRKQQERKHGIIKNDVSEGSKIFGERKRRAFLDLMLEANELESNPMTIQEIIDQTSTFMFAGHDTTGALVNWTLFCLGIELDVQKKVHDELDEVLGDADDRTTLEKLPNLKYLERVIKETLRMYPSATSVSRSLVNDLQIGEYTIPKDARVNLLIYNLHRNAEIWPDPLRFDPDRFLPENVKNRHPYAYIPFSAGLRNCIGQKYAMLEAKLTLAQVLRKFSFKSVENHDTIKKYSEIILRPVEGTYVYMKKRADG from the exons ATGATCGTCAACTTGCTACTATTCGCTTCGGTGCTCGGACTCGTTCTGTACCTTGGGGGAAAACGATGTTACGAATTTTATgtgtttagaaaaaaaatgaagaaaataccGAGTCCGACGTACAAATTTCCACTTTTTGGCATGATTTTAGAACTCTTAACTGTTGAAAAGAAAG ATCGTCTCGATTGGTTCGAAGCTGTGAATAATCGATTCAAAGATGGTATCATATGCACGTGGCTGGGCACCACTGGAACTGTACACATCCGAAAACCAGAATATCTCGAG acaatACTACGCAGTACCACGGAAATAACTAAGTCCGACATCTATCATTATTTGATGCCGTGGTTGGGAAATGGACTTTTGACTTCGACAG GAACGCAATGGCAGCACGCTCGGAAGCTGTTGACTCCGGCCTTCCATTTTAAAATTCTCGAAGAATTTTCCGAAATTATGATTGACAAAGCGAAAATTTTAACGGACTGCTTGGAACGAGAGATGAAAATTCACGGGGACAAgcctttcgatatttttgaattGTGCGTCAAAGCAGCCTTGGATATAATCTGTG AAACCGCAATGGGGGTCGATGTGCACGCTCAAGAAGCAGTCCACAGCGAGTATATTGACGCGATACACAC TATAAGCGAAGCGGTGACTTACCGATTCTTTCGACCTTGGTTAAAACCGGATATCTTTTTCTACCAAACTGCAATGgggaaaaagttcaaaaaggCTGTAGAAACGACCCACGATCTCTGCACTCAA GTTATTCAGAGAAAGCAGCAGGAACGAAAACACGGAATCATCAAAAACGATGTGTCGGAGGGGAGTAAAATTTTCG GTGAACGCAAAAGAAGGGCATTCTTGGACCTGATGCTCGAGGCCAATGAGCTCGAAAGCAACCCTATGACGATCCAAGAAATCATAGACCAAACGAGCACGTTCATGTTCGCG GGTCACGATACAACTGGAGCTCTCGTCAACTGGACTCTCTTTTGTCTTGGAATCGAGCTAGATGTTCAGAAAAAAGTTCACGACGAATTGGATGAAGTACTCGGTGACGCGGACGATCGAACGACATTGGAAAAATTGCCGAATCTCAAATATCTCGAAAGAGTTATTAAAGAAACGCTCAGAATGTATCCGAGTGCTACTAGCGTGAGCAGATCACTCGTAAATGATTTGCAaatag GTGAATACACAATCCCGAAAGACGCTAGGGTGAATTTACTAATTTACAATTTACATCGGAATGCAGAAATATGGCCGGATCCTCTGCGCTTCGATCCTGACAGATTCCTTCCAGAAAACGTTAAGAATCGACATCCCTATGCATACATACCGTTCAGTGCTGGTCTCAGAAATTGCATAGGACAAAAATACGCCATGCTCGAAGCTAAACTAACGCTGGCTCAAGTATTACGAAAATTCAGCTTTAAAAGTGTCGAAAATCATGACACAATCAAGAAATACAGTGAAATTATTCTTCGACCGGTTGAGGGCACTTACGTTTACATGAAAAAACGAGCTGATGGCTAG
- the Ercc1 gene encoding DNA excision repair protein ERCC-1 isoform X2, whose protein sequence is MKNHKIVEDKDDSGSAPKQAKVDSFTDAFVDLKNSEFFKNELPESTSGLSRVKTTFTGLSVNPKQRGNPLLKYIRNVIWEYSDIVPDYVMGPNVCALFLSVRYHQLNPDYIHERLKLLGSAYGLRVLLVQIDVPEPHHSLKHLTRICLLADLTLMLAWNAEDAGRIIETYKVYENKPPDLIMERTNADPQQKIISALTTVRSVNKTDAMTLMSTYGTIEGLLKATPNALSLCPGFGLQKAQRLHKVLHEPFLRETPLRPDNK, encoded by the exons atgaaaaatc ACAAGATTGTAGAAGATAAAGATGATTCTGGGTCGGCGCCAAAACAAGCGAAAGTTGATTCTTTCACAG ATGCTTTCGTTGAtctaaaaaattctgaattctttaaaaatgaattgccGGAAAGTACTTCTGGATTATCAAGAGTCAAAACAACATTTACTGGTCTGTCGGTGAATCCAAAACAg AGAGGGAATCCTCTTTTGAAGTACATTAGAAATGTCATATGGGAATACTCGGATATTGTACCGGATTATGTAATGGGTCCGAACGTATGTGCTTTGTTCCTGTCAGTTCGATATCACCAACTCAATCCTGACTATATTCATGAGCGCTTAAAACTACTGGGTAGTGCTTACGGCTTAAGAGTTCTACTCGTTCAG ATAGATGTACCAGAGCCTCACCATTCATTAAAACATCTTACCCGGATCTGTCTGTTGGCTGATTTGACTCTTATGTTAGCATGGAATGCAGAGGATGCTGGCAGAATCATTGAAACttataaagtttatgaaaacaAACCACCCGATTTGATTATGGAACGAACAAATGCTGATCCTCAACAGAAG ATAATATCAGCATTAACAACCGTAAGATCTGTAAATAAAACAGATGCAATGACTCTGATGTCTACTTACGGCACTATTGAAGGATTGTTGAAAGCAACTCCTAATGCGTTGTCCTTATGTCCAGGATTTGGATTGCAGAAAGCTCAGCGATTGCACAAAGTGTTGCATGAACCTTTTCTACGTGAAACCCCTCTTAGGCCTGATAACAAATAA
- the Ercc1 gene encoding DNA excision repair protein ERCC-1 isoform X1 → MEKVDKIVEDKDDSGSAPKQAKVDSFTDAFVDLKNSEFFKNELPESTSGLSRVKTTFTGLSVNPKQRGNPLLKYIRNVIWEYSDIVPDYVMGPNVCALFLSVRYHQLNPDYIHERLKLLGSAYGLRVLLVQIDVPEPHHSLKHLTRICLLADLTLMLAWNAEDAGRIIETYKVYENKPPDLIMERTNADPQQKIISALTTVRSVNKTDAMTLMSTYGTIEGLLKATPNALSLCPGFGLQKAQRLHKVLHEPFLRETPLRPDNK, encoded by the exons atggagaagGTAGACAAGATTGTAGAAGATAAAGATGATTCTGGGTCGGCGCCAAAACAAGCGAAAGTTGATTCTTTCACAG ATGCTTTCGTTGAtctaaaaaattctgaattctttaaaaatgaattgccGGAAAGTACTTCTGGATTATCAAGAGTCAAAACAACATTTACTGGTCTGTCGGTGAATCCAAAACAg AGAGGGAATCCTCTTTTGAAGTACATTAGAAATGTCATATGGGAATACTCGGATATTGTACCGGATTATGTAATGGGTCCGAACGTATGTGCTTTGTTCCTGTCAGTTCGATATCACCAACTCAATCCTGACTATATTCATGAGCGCTTAAAACTACTGGGTAGTGCTTACGGCTTAAGAGTTCTACTCGTTCAG ATAGATGTACCAGAGCCTCACCATTCATTAAAACATCTTACCCGGATCTGTCTGTTGGCTGATTTGACTCTTATGTTAGCATGGAATGCAGAGGATGCTGGCAGAATCATTGAAACttataaagtttatgaaaacaAACCACCCGATTTGATTATGGAACGAACAAATGCTGATCCTCAACAGAAG ATAATATCAGCATTAACAACCGTAAGATCTGTAAATAAAACAGATGCAATGACTCTGATGTCTACTTACGGCACTATTGAAGGATTGTTGAAAGCAACTCCTAATGCGTTGTCCTTATGTCCAGGATTTGGATTGCAGAAAGCTCAGCGATTGCACAAAGTGTTGCATGAACCTTTTCTACGTGAAACCCCTCTTAGGCCTGATAACAAATAA
- the LOC122416104 gene encoding huntingtin-interacting protein K yields the protein MADEDVNGDSDEVQQEKSQKKAAKYDSGAADLEKVTDYAEEKEITSSEGFSSALSIIGDRRNKEAAEKKAKEKELLKVSIKKEDVDLIMKEMEINRNLAERTLREHRGDVVEALITLTN from the exons ATGGCGGACGAGGATGTAAACGGTGATTCCGACGAAGTGCAACAAGAAAAATCGCAGAAAAAAGCTGCAAAATACGATAGCGGTGCTGCGGATTTAGAAAAAGTTACCGACTACGCtgaggaaaaagaaataacaTCATCCGAAGGCTTTTCCAGT gcACTAAGTATAATTGGAGATCGCCGTAACAAAGAGGCTGCAGAAAagaaagcaaaagaaaaagaacttcTGAAAGTTTCGATAAAGAAAGAAGATGTCGATCTTATT ATGAAAGAGATggaaataaatcgaaatttgGCTGAACGAACTCTGAGGGAACACAGGGGTGACGTTGTTGAAGCTCTTATCACTCTTACCAATTAA
- the rdx gene encoding speckle-type POZ protein isoform X2 gives MVILLRCTSFGQVIKNASSMIRLAVSDCAPQTSRVSSNLHSSSSMAVSRVPSPPPPEANTPVAENWCYTQVKVVKFSYMWTINNFSFCREEMGEVLKSSTFSAGASDKLKWCLRVNPKGLDEESKDYLSLYLLLVSCNKSEVRAKFKFSILNAKREETKAMESQRAYRFVQGKDWGFKKFIRRDFLLDEANGLLPDDKLTIFCEVSVVADCTNHPGQSNTTPFKVPECRLPDDLGLLFESQKFSDVTLTVCGREFQAHKAVLAARSPVFSAMFEHEMEERKQNRVDITDVDHEVLREMLRFIYTGTATNLEKMADDLLAAADKYALERLKIMCEEALCGSLAIENAAEILILADLHSADQLKAQAIDFINTHATDVMETSGFKSMVTSHPHLIAEAFRALATQQIPPIGPPRKRVKQS, from the exons aCTTGCGGTGAGCGACTGTGCGCCTCAGACGTCGCGGGTCAGCTCGAATCTGCACAGCAGCAGTAGCATGGCAGTAAGCCGTGTACCGAGCCCTCCGCCACCCGAAGCAAACACCCCCGTtgctgaaaattggtgttacACGCAG GTGAAGGTGGTCAAATTCAGCTACATGTGGACGATAAACAACTTCAGCTTTTGTCGAGAAGAAATGGGCGAAGTACTCAAATCGTCGACGTTCTCGGCCGGAGCGAGCGACAAACTCAAATG gtGCCTGAGAGTGAACCCGAAGGGTCTCGATGAGGAGAGCAAGGATTACTTGTCGCTTTACCTACTTCTCGTATCATGCAACAAATCCGAAGTCAGAGCAaagttcaaattttcaattctcaatgCCAAAAGGGAAGAAACCAAAGCTATGG AGAGCCAACGAGCTTACAGGTTCGTGCAGGGAAAGGACTGGggattcaaaaaattcatacgaaGAGACTTTTTGCTTGACGAAGCGAATGGATTGTTGCCCGATGACAAACTCACGATATTCTGTGAG GTGAGCGTCGTCGCCGATTGTACCAACCATCCGGGACAGAGTAATACGACACCCTTCAAAGTACCCGAATGTCGGCTACCCGATGATCTCGGGCTTTTGTTCGAGAGCCAAAAATTCAGCGACGTCACACTTACCGTCTGCGGAAGGGAGTTTCAAGCGCACAAAGCGGTATTAGCAG CTCGCAGTCCCGTATTTTCGGCAATGTTCGAACACGAGATGGAGGAACGCAAACAAAATCGTGTTGACATTACCGACGTGGACCACGAAGTACTCAGGGAGATGTTAAGATTCATATACACGGGAACAGCGACAAATCTCGAGAAAATGGCGGACGATCTTCTAGCAGCGGCGGACAAGTACGCCCTTGAGAGGCTCAAAATAATGTGCGAAGAAGCATTATGTGGAAGCCTCGCGATAGAAAATGCCGCGGAAATATTAATACTTGCCGATCTTCATAGCGCCGATCAATTGAAAGCGCAAGCCATAGATTTCATTAACAC ACATGCGACGGACGTGATGGAAACATCGGGCTTCAAGTCGATGGTAACCTCACATCCCCACCTAATAGCGGAGGCTTTCCGGGCGCTGGCGACCCAACAAATACCACCGATCGGTCCTCCCCGTAAACGTGTAAAACAGAGCTGA
- the rdx gene encoding protein roadkill isoform X3: MIRLAVSDCAPQTSRVSSNLHSSSSMAVSRVPSPPPPEANTPVAENWCYTQVKVVKFSYMWTINNFSFCREEMGEVLKSSTFSAGASDKLKWCLRVNPKGLDEESKDYLSLYLLLVSCNKSEVRAKFKFSILNAKREETKAMESQRAYRFVQGKDWGFKKFIRRDFLLDEANGLLPDDKLTIFCEVSVVADCTNHPGQSNTTPFKVPECRLPDDLGLLFESQKFSDVTLTVCGREFQAHKAVLAARSPVFSAMFEHEMEERKQNRVDITDVDHEVLREMLRFIYTGTATNLEKMADDLLAAADKYALERLKIMCEEALCGSLAIENAAEILILADLHSADQLKAQAIDFINTHATDVMETSGFKSMVTSHPHLIAEAFRALATQQIPPIGPPRKRVKQS; encoded by the exons aCTTGCGGTGAGCGACTGTGCGCCTCAGACGTCGCGGGTCAGCTCGAATCTGCACAGCAGCAGTAGCATGGCAGTAAGCCGTGTACCGAGCCCTCCGCCACCCGAAGCAAACACCCCCGTtgctgaaaattggtgttacACGCAG GTGAAGGTGGTCAAATTCAGCTACATGTGGACGATAAACAACTTCAGCTTTTGTCGAGAAGAAATGGGCGAAGTACTCAAATCGTCGACGTTCTCGGCCGGAGCGAGCGACAAACTCAAATG gtGCCTGAGAGTGAACCCGAAGGGTCTCGATGAGGAGAGCAAGGATTACTTGTCGCTTTACCTACTTCTCGTATCATGCAACAAATCCGAAGTCAGAGCAaagttcaaattttcaattctcaatgCCAAAAGGGAAGAAACCAAAGCTATGG AGAGCCAACGAGCTTACAGGTTCGTGCAGGGAAAGGACTGGggattcaaaaaattcatacgaaGAGACTTTTTGCTTGACGAAGCGAATGGATTGTTGCCCGATGACAAACTCACGATATTCTGTGAG GTGAGCGTCGTCGCCGATTGTACCAACCATCCGGGACAGAGTAATACGACACCCTTCAAAGTACCCGAATGTCGGCTACCCGATGATCTCGGGCTTTTGTTCGAGAGCCAAAAATTCAGCGACGTCACACTTACCGTCTGCGGAAGGGAGTTTCAAGCGCACAAAGCGGTATTAGCAG CTCGCAGTCCCGTATTTTCGGCAATGTTCGAACACGAGATGGAGGAACGCAAACAAAATCGTGTTGACATTACCGACGTGGACCACGAAGTACTCAGGGAGATGTTAAGATTCATATACACGGGAACAGCGACAAATCTCGAGAAAATGGCGGACGATCTTCTAGCAGCGGCGGACAAGTACGCCCTTGAGAGGCTCAAAATAATGTGCGAAGAAGCATTATGTGGAAGCCTCGCGATAGAAAATGCCGCGGAAATATTAATACTTGCCGATCTTCATAGCGCCGATCAATTGAAAGCGCAAGCCATAGATTTCATTAACAC ACATGCGACGGACGTGATGGAAACATCGGGCTTCAAGTCGATGGTAACCTCACATCCCCACCTAATAGCGGAGGCTTTCCGGGCGCTGGCGACCCAACAAATACCACCGATCGGTCCTCCCCGTAAACGTGTAAAACAGAGCTGA
- the rdx gene encoding speckle-type POZ protein isoform X1: MCPVGFNNKTLVAYLDTLTTPAAGLPHGRMALARLAVSDCAPQTSRVSSNLHSSSSMAVSRVPSPPPPEANTPVAENWCYTQVKVVKFSYMWTINNFSFCREEMGEVLKSSTFSAGASDKLKWCLRVNPKGLDEESKDYLSLYLLLVSCNKSEVRAKFKFSILNAKREETKAMESQRAYRFVQGKDWGFKKFIRRDFLLDEANGLLPDDKLTIFCEVSVVADCTNHPGQSNTTPFKVPECRLPDDLGLLFESQKFSDVTLTVCGREFQAHKAVLAARSPVFSAMFEHEMEERKQNRVDITDVDHEVLREMLRFIYTGTATNLEKMADDLLAAADKYALERLKIMCEEALCGSLAIENAAEILILADLHSADQLKAQAIDFINTHATDVMETSGFKSMVTSHPHLIAEAFRALATQQIPPIGPPRKRVKQS, encoded by the exons aCTTGCGGTGAGCGACTGTGCGCCTCAGACGTCGCGGGTCAGCTCGAATCTGCACAGCAGCAGTAGCATGGCAGTAAGCCGTGTACCGAGCCCTCCGCCACCCGAAGCAAACACCCCCGTtgctgaaaattggtgttacACGCAG GTGAAGGTGGTCAAATTCAGCTACATGTGGACGATAAACAACTTCAGCTTTTGTCGAGAAGAAATGGGCGAAGTACTCAAATCGTCGACGTTCTCGGCCGGAGCGAGCGACAAACTCAAATG gtGCCTGAGAGTGAACCCGAAGGGTCTCGATGAGGAGAGCAAGGATTACTTGTCGCTTTACCTACTTCTCGTATCATGCAACAAATCCGAAGTCAGAGCAaagttcaaattttcaattctcaatgCCAAAAGGGAAGAAACCAAAGCTATGG AGAGCCAACGAGCTTACAGGTTCGTGCAGGGAAAGGACTGGggattcaaaaaattcatacgaaGAGACTTTTTGCTTGACGAAGCGAATGGATTGTTGCCCGATGACAAACTCACGATATTCTGTGAG GTGAGCGTCGTCGCCGATTGTACCAACCATCCGGGACAGAGTAATACGACACCCTTCAAAGTACCCGAATGTCGGCTACCCGATGATCTCGGGCTTTTGTTCGAGAGCCAAAAATTCAGCGACGTCACACTTACCGTCTGCGGAAGGGAGTTTCAAGCGCACAAAGCGGTATTAGCAG CTCGCAGTCCCGTATTTTCGGCAATGTTCGAACACGAGATGGAGGAACGCAAACAAAATCGTGTTGACATTACCGACGTGGACCACGAAGTACTCAGGGAGATGTTAAGATTCATATACACGGGAACAGCGACAAATCTCGAGAAAATGGCGGACGATCTTCTAGCAGCGGCGGACAAGTACGCCCTTGAGAGGCTCAAAATAATGTGCGAAGAAGCATTATGTGGAAGCCTCGCGATAGAAAATGCCGCGGAAATATTAATACTTGCCGATCTTCATAGCGCCGATCAATTGAAAGCGCAAGCCATAGATTTCATTAACAC ACATGCGACGGACGTGATGGAAACATCGGGCTTCAAGTCGATGGTAACCTCACATCCCCACCTAATAGCGGAGGCTTTCCGGGCGCTGGCGACCCAACAAATACCACCGATCGGTCCTCCCCGTAAACGTGTAAAACAGAGCTGA
- the rdx gene encoding protein roadkill isoform X4: MAVSRVPSPPPPEANTPVAENWCYTQVKVVKFSYMWTINNFSFCREEMGEVLKSSTFSAGASDKLKWCLRVNPKGLDEESKDYLSLYLLLVSCNKSEVRAKFKFSILNAKREETKAMESQRAYRFVQGKDWGFKKFIRRDFLLDEANGLLPDDKLTIFCEVSVVADCTNHPGQSNTTPFKVPECRLPDDLGLLFESQKFSDVTLTVCGREFQAHKAVLAARSPVFSAMFEHEMEERKQNRVDITDVDHEVLREMLRFIYTGTATNLEKMADDLLAAADKYALERLKIMCEEALCGSLAIENAAEILILADLHSADQLKAQAIDFINTHATDVMETSGFKSMVTSHPHLIAEAFRALATQQIPPIGPPRKRVKQS; encoded by the exons ATGGCAGTAAGCCGTGTACCGAGCCCTCCGCCACCCGAAGCAAACACCCCCGTtgctgaaaattggtgttacACGCAG GTGAAGGTGGTCAAATTCAGCTACATGTGGACGATAAACAACTTCAGCTTTTGTCGAGAAGAAATGGGCGAAGTACTCAAATCGTCGACGTTCTCGGCCGGAGCGAGCGACAAACTCAAATG gtGCCTGAGAGTGAACCCGAAGGGTCTCGATGAGGAGAGCAAGGATTACTTGTCGCTTTACCTACTTCTCGTATCATGCAACAAATCCGAAGTCAGAGCAaagttcaaattttcaattctcaatgCCAAAAGGGAAGAAACCAAAGCTATGG AGAGCCAACGAGCTTACAGGTTCGTGCAGGGAAAGGACTGGggattcaaaaaattcatacgaaGAGACTTTTTGCTTGACGAAGCGAATGGATTGTTGCCCGATGACAAACTCACGATATTCTGTGAG GTGAGCGTCGTCGCCGATTGTACCAACCATCCGGGACAGAGTAATACGACACCCTTCAAAGTACCCGAATGTCGGCTACCCGATGATCTCGGGCTTTTGTTCGAGAGCCAAAAATTCAGCGACGTCACACTTACCGTCTGCGGAAGGGAGTTTCAAGCGCACAAAGCGGTATTAGCAG CTCGCAGTCCCGTATTTTCGGCAATGTTCGAACACGAGATGGAGGAACGCAAACAAAATCGTGTTGACATTACCGACGTGGACCACGAAGTACTCAGGGAGATGTTAAGATTCATATACACGGGAACAGCGACAAATCTCGAGAAAATGGCGGACGATCTTCTAGCAGCGGCGGACAAGTACGCCCTTGAGAGGCTCAAAATAATGTGCGAAGAAGCATTATGTGGAAGCCTCGCGATAGAAAATGCCGCGGAAATATTAATACTTGCCGATCTTCATAGCGCCGATCAATTGAAAGCGCAAGCCATAGATTTCATTAACAC ACATGCGACGGACGTGATGGAAACATCGGGCTTCAAGTCGATGGTAACCTCACATCCCCACCTAATAGCGGAGGCTTTCCGGGCGCTGGCGACCCAACAAATACCACCGATCGGTCCTCCCCGTAAACGTGTAAAACAGAGCTGA